In Gammaproteobacteria bacterium, one DNA window encodes the following:
- a CDS encoding alpha/beta hydrolase: MNDKTKLDELTGAFKLQVDSIRESVQDVFSKDKSDDQEAADTAVKKEHVVLVHGLFLHGTATKVMSNWLEKAGYSTSEFSYRSVFEDLDNNAKRLKEYFESLDADVVHAVGHSLGGVLIQHMYDIYDVHKKGRVVALGSPFLGSKVAAYFRQHPLTSAVLGKSIAAVNESQERRWNSHHELGIIAGIKSAGIGNILTRVLKGPNDGTVAVAETRLPGYKEHITVPVSHTQLIFSQRVSEKVINFLKNGSFEDCD, translated from the coding sequence ATGAATGATAAAACCAAGCTGGATGAATTAACCGGTGCTTTTAAACTACAGGTCGACTCTATCCGGGAAAGCGTGCAAGACGTTTTCAGCAAAGACAAATCAGACGATCAGGAAGCCGCCGATACTGCTGTGAAAAAAGAGCATGTGGTCCTGGTGCATGGTTTGTTTTTACATGGAACCGCTACCAAAGTTATGTCTAACTGGCTGGAAAAGGCGGGTTATTCCACCAGTGAATTTTCTTATCGCTCGGTTTTTGAAGACCTCGACAATAACGCCAAACGTCTCAAGGAATATTTTGAATCTCTCGACGCGGATGTGGTGCATGCGGTGGGGCACAGTTTGGGTGGCGTACTCATCCAGCACATGTACGACATTTATGATGTGCACAAAAAAGGCCGGGTCGTGGCTTTGGGTTCTCCATTTTTAGGCAGCAAGGTTGCCGCCTATTTTCGCCAACATCCGTTAACCTCGGCAGTTTTGGGAAAATCGATAGCCGCGGTGAATGAGTCGCAAGAGCGCCGCTGGAATTCGCATCATGAGCTGGGCATCATCGCTGGTATTAAATCGGCCGGCATTGGTAATATCCTGACCCGAGTATTGAAAGGTCCAAATGATGGAACCGTTGCAGTTGCCGAAACAAGATTGCCGGGCTATAAAGAACACATCACGGTGCCGGTGTCACACACACAGTTGATCTTTTCGCAACGAGTCTCGGAAAAAGTGATCAATTTTTTGAAAAACGGAAGTTTTGAAGACTGCGATTGA